A window of Ignavibacteriota bacterium contains these coding sequences:
- a CDS encoding SIS domain-containing protein → MTFTEQHIAESIRILQLVDIEAIDRTASLLADTRERGGRLFFLGVGGSAGNASHAVNDFRKLAGIETYTPTDNVSELTARTNDEGWATVFVEWLRCSRLTPRDLVFVLSVGGGNAEKNVSPNIVSALQFAREAGASIAGIVGRDGGYTAQVADVCILVPTVNPEAVTPHTEAFQSLLLHLLITHPLVKRAATKWESVAGAESAVHTPSTHPSPPKPHA, encoded by the coding sequence ATGACATTTACCGAACAGCATATCGCAGAATCGATTCGTATTCTGCAACTCGTCGACATCGAGGCCATCGACAGAACCGCGTCGCTGCTGGCCGACACACGTGAGCGCGGCGGGCGCCTCTTTTTTCTCGGCGTCGGCGGCAGTGCCGGAAACGCTTCCCATGCGGTGAACGATTTCCGCAAGCTGGCAGGCATCGAGACCTACACACCGACCGACAATGTGTCGGAGTTGACCGCGCGCACGAATGATGAAGGATGGGCGACGGTGTTTGTCGAATGGTTGCGCTGCAGCCGTCTCACGCCCCGCGATCTTGTGTTTGTCCTATCGGTGGGCGGCGGCAATGCTGAGAAAAACGTCAGTCCGAACATCGTCTCCGCGTTGCAATTCGCGCGTGAGGCGGGGGCGTCGATCGCGGGGATTGTCGGGCGCGACGGCGGCTATACAGCGCAGGTCGCCGATGTGTGTATACTCGTCCCCACGGTGAATCCCGAGGCGGTGACACCACACACCGAAGCATTCCAATCCCTCCTGCTGCATCTCCTCATTACACATCCCCTCGTCAAGCGCGCGGCAACCAAGTGGGAATCGGTTGCGGGCGCGGAATCCGCAGTACACACTCCATCCACACATCCCAGCCCTCCGAAGCCCCATGCATGA
- a CDS encoding transaldolase — protein sequence MHEKSLLDLKVKIFADGADKASMLDLHRRSYIRGFTTNPTLMRKAGVVDYREFAREVLAVITDRPISFEVFTDTAEEMIQQGREIASWGENVYVKIPVTNTHGVFMGEVIRTLAADRVKLNVTAVMTLEQTREIAACLSHDVPSIVSIFAGRIADTGRDPLPIMREAVEILRPLPHAELIWASPRELLNIFHAEQAGCHIITVTDDIMKKLPLIGKDLDLFSLETVRMFHGDAEAAGFSL from the coding sequence ATGCATGAAAAATCCCTCCTCGATCTGAAAGTAAAAATCTTCGCCGACGGTGCCGACAAGGCGTCGATGCTCGATCTTCACCGGCGTTCGTACATACGCGGTTTCACCACAAATCCCACCCTCATGCGCAAGGCGGGCGTGGTGGATTACCGTGAATTCGCGCGGGAGGTGCTCGCGGTGATCACCGACAGGCCTATCTCGTTCGAGGTGTTCACCGACACCGCCGAGGAAATGATACAGCAGGGCAGGGAGATCGCCTCGTGGGGCGAGAATGTGTACGTGAAGATTCCGGTGACAAACACACACGGCGTGTTTATGGGAGAAGTGATTCGCACGCTGGCGGCGGATCGTGTGAAGCTGAACGTGACGGCGGTCATGACACTCGAGCAGACGCGCGAGATCGCCGCGTGCCTGTCGCACGATGTGCCGTCGATCGTGTCCATCTTTGCCGGCCGCATCGCCGACACCGGACGTGATCCGCTTCCGATCATGCGCGAGGCCGTCGAAATACTCCGCCCGCTTCCGCATGCGGAACTGATCTGGGCGAGTCCGCGTGAACTCCTCAACATCTTTCACGCGGAGCAGGCCGGTTGCCACATCATCACCGTCACCGACGACATCATGAAAAAACTGCCGCTTATCGGAAAGGACCTCGACCTGTTCAGTCTGGAGACCGTGCGTATGTTCCACGGCGATGCCGAAGCCGCCGGATTCTCCCTGTGA
- a CDS encoding class I SAM-dependent methyltransferase produces the protein MTEQDLSYLRFLLARGQVISGPVLELGAGYGGVTSASLILEAGLHYEATDLTPSSGVAHVANFESGEGVETIRSAQRYGTVLVLNVLEHTFDPISVADNAVSLLREGGTLVAITPVVWPIHHYPIDCHRLLPDWYRRYASTRGLELDADLFHYVQYGPVGSFLDGDGHERLPLPAEGRKFHRMWSRGMQKIFNTYGRGMTNESHIAIGCVLRKAGNSGTDTRS, from the coding sequence ATGACGGAACAGGATCTCTCCTACCTCCGCTTCCTGCTGGCGCGGGGGCAAGTCATTTCAGGACCAGTCCTCGAACTCGGCGCCGGGTATGGCGGTGTGACAAGTGCGTCACTGATACTGGAAGCGGGCCTGCACTACGAAGCGACCGATCTGACGCCATCGTCGGGTGTGGCCCATGTCGCGAACTTTGAAAGCGGTGAAGGAGTCGAAACTATCCGCAGCGCGCAGCGCTACGGCACGGTGCTCGTCCTGAACGTGCTCGAACACACGTTCGATCCCATCTCCGTGGCGGACAACGCCGTCTCACTGCTCCGCGAGGGCGGAACACTTGTCGCGATCACTCCCGTGGTGTGGCCCATTCACCACTATCCCATCGATTGCCATCGCCTGCTGCCGGATTGGTATCGACGCTACGCGTCAACACGCGGACTGGAACTCGACGCCGATCTCTTCCACTACGTGCAATACGGTCCTGTTGGTTCATTCCTGGACGGCGACGGACACGAACGCCTGCCCCTTCCTGCTGAGGGGCGAAAATTTCACAGGATGTGGTCACGCGGGATGCAAAAAATATTCAATACCTACGGGCGCGGCATGACCAACGAGTCGCACATTGCGATTGGCTGCGTGTTGCGAAAAGCAGGGAACAGCGGCACGGATACACGTTCGTGA
- a CDS encoding glycosyltransferase encodes MRSLFGLCAALTVEGLAAVTVLTTDTAGPATGDRLTALSGVVHEEYGYPVYYCRKDAGADVSTELLRRLPRLASEADCIHLTGVYSFPTLPVLAWARYYHKPVVWSPRGSLQLWDGRRRSGIKKVYNHLAALTGDTRRILLHVTSEAERNDSLAAFPRLRCAIVPNGIDIPAQPTQRTILPDPRRLLFVGRLHPSKALERLIDALVLLPDHTVHVYGDGEPGYVTALKERAREAGVDGRWIFHGVLPGEEKGAVFADAGICVVPSHSENFGLVVAEALAHGVPVVASTGTPWQGLEEHGCGRWVENTAASLAAAVLDLCHADLTAIGARGRAWMLDEFTWKSVAEKMAKVYTTHLADCNTLDAVSR; translated from the coding sequence GTGCGTTCGCTGTTCGGGCTCTGTGCTGCGTTGACAGTCGAGGGCCTCGCCGCCGTCACGGTGTTGACGACCGACACGGCGGGACCGGCCACGGGCGATCGTCTGACAGCACTTTCCGGGGTTGTACACGAGGAGTACGGATATCCGGTATACTATTGCAGAAAGGACGCCGGTGCCGATGTATCGACCGAGCTGCTCAGGCGTTTACCCCGTCTTGCGTCGGAGGCGGATTGTATCCATCTCACCGGTGTGTATTCTTTTCCGACCCTGCCGGTGCTGGCCTGGGCGCGGTATTATCACAAACCCGTTGTCTGGTCGCCACGCGGTTCCCTGCAGCTTTGGGATGGCAGGAGACGATCCGGAATAAAAAAAGTATATAATCACCTCGCTGCACTGACAGGGGATACGCGACGTATTCTGTTGCATGTGACAAGCGAGGCCGAGCGCAACGATTCGCTCGCCGCGTTTCCGCGGTTGCGCTGTGCCATTGTGCCGAACGGCATCGATATCCCCGCCCAACCGACCCAGAGAACGATCCTGCCGGATCCCCGCCGTCTGCTTTTTGTGGGGCGGCTGCATCCGTCCAAGGCCCTCGAGCGCCTGATCGACGCGCTCGTGTTGCTGCCGGATCACACCGTGCACGTGTACGGCGATGGTGAACCCGGGTATGTGACGGCACTGAAGGAAAGGGCGAGGGAGGCGGGTGTGGACGGACGATGGATTTTCCATGGCGTGCTGCCCGGGGAAGAGAAGGGCGCGGTGTTTGCAGACGCCGGCATCTGCGTCGTGCCGTCGCACTCCGAGAATTTTGGTCTTGTCGTGGCGGAGGCGCTCGCGCATGGAGTCCCTGTCGTGGCCTCGACGGGCACTCCGTGGCAGGGTCTGGAAGAGCATGGCTGCGGGCGCTGGGTCGAGAACACGGCGGCATCTCTCGCTGCGGCGGTACTCGATCTGTGTCACGCGGATCTCACGGCGATTGGCGCGCGCGGGAGGGCGTGGATGCTCGACGAATTCACCTGGAAATCGGTTGCGGAAAAAATGGCGAAAGTATATACAACACATCTCGCCGACTGCAACACGCTGGACGCCGTATCGCGATGA
- a CDS encoding YdcF family protein produces the protein MKKPSPRIHLLVLLLASISGYGIVSFPELFVQYGDTPCAADLIVVPGGDNGERTLKAAELYHTSPSAMILLMGYDHGLLGAGTYRAEWQTDWLSERHIPISALRYDTTALGTWDEAEAALEMAETIHARNVLVVTDPTHVFRCRTTYTHIFDGSGIGVRVIATHPSWWRAEKWWSNHIAAANVLAELPKLLVYFFRVLGRW, from the coding sequence ATGAAAAAGCCGTCGCCGCGAATCCACCTGCTTGTCCTGCTGCTCGCCTCCATCAGCGGGTACGGGATCGTCTCCTTCCCCGAATTGTTTGTGCAGTATGGCGATACACCCTGTGCCGCGGATCTGATCGTCGTTCCAGGAGGCGACAACGGCGAGCGCACCTTGAAGGCGGCGGAGTTGTACCACACCTCTCCCTCTGCCATGATACTCCTCATGGGGTATGATCACGGTCTGCTCGGAGCCGGAACATACCGGGCGGAGTGGCAGACCGACTGGCTCAGCGAGCGCCACATACCTATCAGCGCGCTCCGCTATGATACCACTGCGCTTGGAACGTGGGATGAAGCCGAGGCGGCGCTCGAAATGGCTGAGACGATACACGCGCGGAACGTGCTTGTTGTCACCGATCCGACACATGTGTTCCGCTGCAGAACAACCTATACACACATCTTTGACGGCAGCGGCATCGGCGTCCGTGTCATCGCCACACACCCATCCTGGTGGCGCGCGGAAAAATGGTGGTCGAATCATATCGCGGCAGCAAACGTTCTTGCCGAGCTACCGAAGCTGCTTGTCTACTTTTTCCGTGTGTTGGGTAGATGGTAG